In Sphingomonas sp. SUN019, the genomic window TCGCGGACCGGCCGGATCACCGCCGCCCAGACGATCGTGATCGCCAGCAGCGCGAACATCACGAGGATCAGCCGCCGCTCGCGCAACGACCGCCCCGTAAACCAGGCGCGAAGTTCGGTCATGGCGCGCTCACCGTGATTTGCCCGGAAACACGACCGCCGGAGGATTCGAACGTGCTCGGCTGGACCTCGAACCCCGTCTCACGCAGCCGAGAAACGAGCGCGTTGACCTGCGCCTCGCCCTCGGCGGCGACGGTCGCGCGCAATTCGCCGGTCGGTTCGAAGGTCAGCGCGGTCAGTTCGGTTCCGGCGCTGGACCGGATCGCGGCGGTGATGGCGGCGGCGGTGCGGCTGAACCCCTCGCCCGGCCCGCGCAGCCGCGACAGGCGTTCAGCCAGCAACCGCGCCGAATCGCCCTGATCCGCCCCGCGCGGTAGGCCGGTGCGCGCGACCGCGTCGGCGCGCGCCTCCAGTGTCGATGCCCCAACCGAATATTTCGCGATCCGCACCAGATCGATCGCCAGCGTGGCGAGAAGGATCGAAGCGCCCAGCAGCGCCAGCCGCCGTACCAACCGCCAGTCAATTGCGCGCCGCGTGCGTCGCGCGAACGCGCCCTGCCGCATGTCGAGCGCGGGCGACGCGACGGTCGCGACTAAGGCCGCCTCCAGCGCCTCGCGCCCCATCGTCTCGGGCGTCGCCCCACCGGTGATCAGTTCGGTCAGCCGCGCCTCGTCGGCAAAGCCGCTGGTCGCGCCCCGCACGACCGCCTGCCCGCCCAGATCGGCGCGCAGATATCCCTCGTCAGGTCGCGGCAGCAGCATCGGCGCGGGAATGATCGCAGCCGGATCGATCGCCTGCGCCGCCAGCATCGCGAGCCACGCGTGCATCCGATCGTTCGCGACCACGCCGATCGGACGGTCCGGCGTCGCCTCGTCACCGACCGCTACATGAAGTTCGCCGACCGGCACCGCGCTCGCGTCCGACACCAGGATACGCGCCGCCGCCACCGCCTGCGCCGCGGAACGATCGGGCAGTTCGGCCCAGTGCAGCGTCACCGCATCGGCTGGCGCAACCGCGATTATCGGCGAATCGTCGCCCTCGGGCACGCCTTCACCGCGCGCGACGACCGCATCGTCGGAAATGCGCGCCCACAACCAGGGATCGTCGGCCACGGCGGGCAAGAAGAGCAATGTCGCACTCATGTCGCATCGCCCCATTGCCGCGACACGAGCCGCGCGGGAAGGTCCGTCGCGTCGATCAGCGCGGTTTCGTTCAATTCGGTCGCCCCCATCCGCACGTCGATGTTCAGCGCGAACCATTTCGACGTCACGCCCGCCTGCGCCTGCGCCGCCGGATCGGGCGTAATCGCACTGCCTCGCGACAGGCTGTTCCAGAACTCCGCCGCACTTGGATACCCCGCCAGCGGCCGCCGCAGCAGTAGCGCACGCGCGCCCTCTATGCCGAGCGTGTCGGGCAGCAGCATCGCCAGCAGAGGCGCTTGTTCGGGCGTCAGCGTATTGACATTGATCGTCGAGACTTTCGCCTCGGGCAACGTGCAGACCCAGCGCCGCAGCGTCGCGTAGGTTTCGGGCGTGACCCCAGCCACCGCGCGCAGTTCGCTCGGATCGGCCATCAACGACCCCGCAGTGCGATATCCGGGATCGCGTCCGCCGTAAGCGCCATCCTCTGCCCCACCCGGTAGCTCAGCCGAATCGCTGTCGATCCAGTCGGCGGTCGCCGCCGCGATGCCCTCGCCATTGGGCACGCCGATCAGTCGCATCAATCGCGCGAATTGCAGCATCGCCGGGGTGGAGGCGGCGTACACGCCCGCATCGCCCGCGACGACCAAACTGTTGAGGTTGAAGCAATTGCCCCCGTCGGTCACCCGCGCGGTCGCCGCGCCACCGGGGATCGGCAGCCCGAACGGCTTACCGCTCCACCCGCCCGCCAGCGTCACGCGGCTCGGATCGCGCGACAGCAAGGTCGTGACGCGCGACGTCGCCAGCGTCTCGGCGGCATAGGCATAAGCGCGCGCCTGATCGATCGCGACGGCATTGCCCGCTGCCCGTGTCGACAGCCGCAATTTCTCCAGCGCGGTCGCCGCCAGCACCGCGACGATCGCGACCAGCAGCAGCACCGTCAGCAGCGCCGCGCCGCGCTCGCCGTCACGTCGCATTTGACGGCTCGGGGATTTCCGGCGGCTCGGGCGGCGCGCCCGATCCGACGAGGTACATTTGGCGATAGCTGCGCCCGTCGCTGCGCTGGATCGTCATCTCCGCCGCCTGCGGCAATGGCGACCCTTGCGTCCCGTCCCACCGTTCGCTCCACGCGCCCTGGATGCGGTAGCGCCACGTCAGTCCGGTCACACGATCGAGCACCACCGTCGGCGGTAACGGCGCCGCGCCATCGACCAGAGGATAAGCGATCCGCTCGATCGCGTTAGCGGAAAAGCGATATTCCACCTTCTGCAACGACGATCGCGGCGCGGCGTCGACGTTCATCCACCCGCCGCGCACCAGCCGAAACGACAGCCCGTCACCGGTGAAGGCGGGCAGCAACGTCCCTCGCTCGTCGCGCGATGGCCGGTCGACCGCCTGCGCGAAATCCGCAGCGAGCAGCGAATCGAGCCGCGCCACCGCGCCGACATCGTCCAGCTTCGCCGCCGTCGCCCCCTGCGCCCGCACGCTGAACGATAAAAGCGCCGCTCCGGCCGCCGCGATCATCCCGAAGACCAGCAGCGCGACCATGATTTCTACGAGGGTAAACCCCGCTTGGTGTCGCGAGGGAGTCATCGCGCGGTCGCCGTGATCGTCGGCGGGCGGATCATTGTCAGCCGTCCCGCGGTTCGCCCGCCGCTATCCAACACAGCGACATCGACGCGGAGAATCTGCGCATCGCCGGTCGCGCGCACGTCGCGCGTCCAGCGCCACCCGCGTCCGCCATTCTGCGCGACTCCGCTCGCCCGGCCCAGCGCAGGCGGCGTCCCCTCGGTCACCGCCTCCACCGCGATCGTCCGCGCAACCATTTGGGCGAGGAGCGTCTCTTCCAGGATACCGGTAGAGCGGATCGTCGCTCCCTCCAGCCGGATCAACGCCAGCGCGGCGAGACTGAACACCACCAGCGCGACCATGATCTCGATGAGGGTAAAGCCGCTTCGGTTAGCCATCGACCCGGACCTTGCCGTCCGCCGCGATCGATACCGTCACCCGCGCTCGATCGCGCCGCAGCGGCACGTCGACTGCGCGGTCGGCCATGCCGGTCGCATCGAACGACAGCCTGACACGAGACGTCACCGCCGCGCTGGTGCCGTCCGACCAGCGCTCCACCCGCAGCGGTTTTTCGTCCACCGCACGCCAGCCGCCCGCCTGCCAGCGATCGAAGCCGTAACCCGCGGGCGTCACCCACACGCTGACCGGCCGCGCCTCGATGATCGCGCTGTCCTGCGCCGCGCGCACCCGCGCCGCAAAACGCGTTCCCTCGTCGGCCAGTCGCCCGCGCGGATCGGGCATCGCCAGCACGGCCGCCGCCGACGCGAGCCCGATGATCGTCACGACGACCATCAGCTCTATCAGCGTAAAACCGCGTTGCGCGGTGGGCCTATTGCCAGGAGCCGATGTCGGCATCGATCCCCTCGCCGCCTTCCTTGCCGTCCGCGCCGTTGGTCCAGACGTCGGCCGCGCCGTTCCGGCCCGGCGAGGCGTAGAGATACGCCTTGCCCCACGGATCGTCGGGCAGCTTTTTCAGATACCCGCCCGCCTGATAGCGCGACGGATCGGCCAACCCCGATGGCGCGGAGATCAGCGCCTGAAGCCCCTGCGCGGTCGTCGGATAATTGACGTTCTGCAGCTTGTAGAGCTCCAAGCCCTGCTCGATCGTAGCGATGTCGGCCTTCGCCTTCTGGATGCGCGCGGTGTCGCCCGAGGGCAGCACGTTCAGCGCGACGATCGTCGCCAGCAGGCCGATGATGACCACGACCACCATCAGTTCCACGAGCGTAAAGCCGTTCTTCTTCCGGCGCTTCTTCGGTTCGGTACGCATGACTTTCCTCATTGTCCCGCGAGCGTATTCAGCTGCAGGATCGGCAGCAGGATCGATAGCACGATCGTTGCGACGACGCCGCCCATCAAGACGATGATCGCGGGCTCCAGCAGCGACAGCGCGGTCGCGGTGAAGCGGTCGAATTCCTTTTCGAGATATTCCGCTGCACGCTCCAGCATCTCGTCGAGCCTTCCCGCTGCCTCGCCGCTTGCCGCAAGATACGTCAGCAGCGGCGGAAAGACGCCCGTCCGCCGCATCGCCGCGGACAGCCCGCCGCCCTTGCGGATCGAATCGGTGATCTCGTCCGACGCCAGGCGCAAGCGGCGGTTGCGGATCGTGCTGCCGGTCAGCGTCAGCCCCTCCAGCAACGGCAACCGGCTTGCCACCATCGTCGCCAGCGTCCGCGCCATCCGCGCCGCGTGCAGATCGCGCAGCAACCGCCCGAGGAGAGGGATGCGCAGCAGCCGCGTGTCGAACGACAGCCGGATCGCAGGTTGCTTCAGCGCCTGCCATGCGCCGACCCCGACAGCTGCGATGAACAGCGCGATCGCCCACCAATACCCGACCAGGAAGTCCGACAGGGCGATCACCATCCGCGTCAACAGCGGCAATTGCTGCCCCACGGTATCGAATTGCTCGACCACCTGCGGCACCACGAACATCATCAGCGCCAGCACGACGCCCATCGCGACGACCGCCAGCACCGCCGGATACGCGATCGCGGTCAGCAGCTTGCCGCGGATTTCGGCTTGGCGTTCAAGCAGGATCGACAGCCGTTCGAGGATCGTCGGCAACGACCCCGAACTCTCCCCGGCTGCCACCATCGCGCGGTACAACGGCGGAAAGCTCTTTGGCTCACGCGCCATCGCGTCTGCCAACCGCCGCCCCTCGACCACGCCCGAATGGACCGTCGCGACGATCGCGCGGACCTTCTCCTCCTCAGTCTGGCGCGTGATCGTGCGGAGCGATTCCTCCAGCGGCGACACGCGGTTCAGCGTCGCCAGCTGACGCGTAAACAACGTCAATTGCTTGCCCGACATCTTGGCGCTGCCGAGTTGCAAGCCGAACAGCGGCCGCCCCTTGTTGGCGGGTGCGGAGCCCGGCTCGATCCGGACGACATATAACCGCCGTCGATCGAGCGTCGTGCGCGCCGCGTCGATCGTCTCGGCGGCGATGTGCCCGCGCGTCTCGTTCCCGCGCGTGTCGATCGCGAGATAGTCGAAATCAGCCATCGACGGTGACCGGCTCCACCACGTCCGCCGCATCGCGCCGCGACACGCGTGCGGCTTCCTCGGCGGTGGTCATGCCTTGTTCGACCAGCCGCTTCGCCGACGCCGCGAGCGTATCGCCGTTCGCAAACGCGTGCGCTGCGATCTCGGATTCGTTGCCGCCATCGTTAATCAAGCGGCGGATGCGGTCGTCGACGCGCACCGCCTCGAATACGCCGATCCGGCCCTTGAACCCGGTGCGGTTGCACTGATCGCAGCCGACCGCCTCGTAAACCACGACGTCGGGCGCGATGCCGAGCAACGTCGCGACCGTCCCCTCCGCCTTCACAGCGCGCCGGCAGGACGGGCACAGCCGCCGCACCAGCCGCTGCGCGATCACCGCGCGCAGCGTGGAGGCAAGCAGGAACGGCTCGACCTTCATGTCGCGCATCCGCGTGATCGCGCCGACCGCGTCGTTGGTGTGGACCGTCGACAGAACCAGATGCCCGGTCAGCGACGCCTGCACCGCGATCTCGGCGGTCTCGCGGTCACGGATTTCACCGACCATCACGACATCGGGATCTTGGCGAAGGATCGCGCGCAGCCCGGCGGCGAAGGTCAGCCCGACCTTCGGATTGACCTGCGTCTGCCCTACCCCGTCGACCGCATATTCGACCGGATCCTCGACCGTCAGGATGTTGCGGCTGCCGTCGTTTAGCAAGCGCAACGCGGCGTAGAGCGAGGTCGTCTTGCCGCTGCCGGTCGGTCCGGTGACCAGTACGATGCCGTTCGGCTCCGAAATCGCGCCCTCCAGCAGCGCGAACATCGCCGCATCCATGCCGAGCGCGTCGAGGTCGATCCCGGCGTTCTCCTTGTCGAGAATACGTAGCACGACGCGTTCGCCCGCGCGGCTGGGCAGGGTAGACACACGTACGTCGAGCAGTTTCCCGCCCAACGTCAGCCCCATCCGTCCGTCCTGCGGCACACGCCGTTCTGCGATGTCGAGCCGCGCCATCACCTTGATCCGGCTTACGACGACCGGCGCAACGTGCGGCGGCATCCTGAGCGTCTCGCGCAATACGCCGTCGATCCGCATCCGCACGACCAGCCCGGTTTCATACGGCTCGATGTGAATGTCCGAAACGCCATGCCGCGCAGCGTCGGCGATCACGCCGTTGATGAGGCGGATGGCGGGCGCGTCGTCGGCGGTGTCGAGCAGATCTTCCGCGGTCGGTATGCCCTCGGCGAGAAGGTCGAGTTCGTCGCCCATGCCGACTGCGGCGAGCGCGGTCGCCTGCCCGTCCATCGCGTAATTGTCGCTGAGCAGCCTGTCGAATGCCGCGGGTTCGACGATCGCTATGTCGAACGGCCGCCCGAGCGCGCGGCGCACTTCGAGCAACGCCTTCGGGTCCGCCCCCTCGCGCAGCGCGACGCGGTCGCCATCCAGCACGACGCCGAATTTACGGGCGAAGAGGTAGGGCAGAATGACGGGCGGGACCGCAACACCCGCGTCATTCCCGCGAAAGCGGGAACCCATCTCCGGTGCTTCGTCCGTGCCCGACGGCTGGTCTGTGGCGACCTCGGGCGATGGGTTCCCGCTTTCGCGGGAATGACTAATTGGACGCGCAGGCACGTTTCCGTCCGTTTCATCGGGACGGATCGGCAGGCTCACTTGTTCCTCCGCCGCTGCTGCTTGATGACGGTCGACGTGCTGCGCACCACCGGCACGTTGACGCGCGGGTCTTCGATATTGCCCGGCACCGGGGCGGACGGAATCGGCGGGGCCGCGCCCATGTAATCGCGCACCAGTTGGTCGATCGACGGCTCGCGGCCCGGCTCCTGCTCGCCCTGCTGCAGCCGGAGATAGCCGTAACGCTGTTCGGTCACCCGGCGATTGTCCGCGGCCGAACGGAGGATCGTCGGGCGGATGAACACCATCAGGTTCGTCTTGGTCCGCTGCCGCGCTTTTGACCGGAACAGGTTTCCCAATACCGGAATGTCGCCCAGCAACGGGATCTTCTCCAGCGTCCGGCGTTCGTCGTCGCTCAGCAAGCCGCCGATGATCGCGATCTGCCCGTCGTCGACGGTCAGCGTCGTCTCCACCTCGCGCTTGTTCAGGATCAGGTCGCTGTTGTCGCTCGACACCGGCCCGGCGATCGAGCTGACCTGCTGGTGCAGGAACAATTTGATCGATCCGCTGGAGTTGACTTGCGGCCGTACCTCCAGCTGGATGCCGACATTCTCACGCTGCACCGTGCGGAATGCATTGTCGAAATTCTGGCTCAGCGCCTGTCCCGTGGTGATCGGGATTTCCTGCCCGACCAGGATGCGCGCTTCCTGATTGTCGAGCGTGATGAGGCTTGGCGCCTGCAGCAGGTTCGACGTCGTGTCGCTCTTCACCGCGTTGATGATCGATCCGAAGATCGTGTCCTTGCCGATCGTCCCGCCGAACCCAGCGATCCCACCGCCCGCGCCAAGGATCGAGTTGATTGCAGACTGCGCCAGCGAATCGCTGACCGCGCTGTTCGTGCTCGTCGTGACCGTCGATCCGTTGATCGTGGTCGTCGTGGTATTCAGTTCACGAGCACCGATCGCGCCCGCGATCGTCAGTAGATTGGGGGCGCTGTTGGAAAAGCTGGTCGTCCCGAACGCGCCACCCGACAGGCTGCCGAGCAGGAACTGGAAGCCCAGGCGGCTGGCGGTCTGGTCCGACACCTCGGCGACGATCGCCTCGACCAGCACCTGTTCGCGCCGCGTGTCGAGCTGCCGCACGACCTCGGACAATTGGCGCTGGATGTCGGCGGGGGCGGCGATGACGATCGCATTGGCCCCGGCAAAGCGCGTGACGACCGCGGCGGTGCGCCCGCCTTGCGTCGTGACCGCAGCCTCGGCCGGGGCGTTGCCCGCCGATTGGGGTGCGTTGCTGGAAGAGGTCGGCGCATTCGATGTCTGCATCGAACCGGTCGAACCCTGCTGCGCGCTCTGCCCGAAACGCGATTGCGACAGCCCCTGCTGCGGCACCTGATCGGGCGCTTGCCCCACCAGTTGCTGCAGCACCGGCAGCAATTGCGCCGCGTCTGCGTTCTCTAGGAATACGACGCGGATTTCGGTTCCGCTCTTGGCCTTGCGATCAAGATCGATCGCGACCTGCGCCAGCCGAGCTACGCTCGACGCGTCGCCGCGGATCGCGATCGAATTGGCGCTCTCGATCGGCACCACCGACACCGCGTTTGCGACCTGCCCCGCCGCGCCGCCCTGACCGCCGCCCGCCAGCGCCTGCAACGCGGTCGCGATCTCGCGCGCGCCCGCATTCTGCAGCGCGACCGTGCGTGTTGCAGACCCGTCGGTGTCGATCCGGCGCAGCACTTCACGCACGCGGCGGATGTTGTCGGCGAAATCGGCGACGACGATCGAATTGCCGCTGCGGTTCGCGGTTACCGACCCTTGCGCGCTGACCAACGGCCGCACCGTATCGACCGCGCTCTGCGCGTCGATCGCGCGCAACCGGACGACCTCGGTCACAAACTGGTTGCGCGCCGCGCCTGCGGACCCGACGCGGCCCGGCTGCGCAGCGGCGTTGTCGGTCGGCTGGACGCGGAACGCGCCGCCCGCGGTCGGCACCGCGACCAGCCCGTTGGCGCGCAGCGTCGACAGGAAGACCTCGAAATACTCCGACCGGCTGAGCGGCCGGTCGGTGACGACGGTCACCTTCCCCTGCACGCGCGAATCGATGATGAAGGTGCGCCCGGTGACCTTCGCGGCATCGGCGATAAACGCGCGGATATCGGCGTCGCGGACGTTCAGCGTGGTCTGCGCGTTAGTCTGAGCGGCAAGCGTCAGCGCCAGCCCGGTGGCGAGCAGGAAGCGCCTCACTTCGGCGCCGCCATCTGCACCGCGATCGGCAAGGTCTGCCCGCCGCGCTCGACCGTCAGCGACAGATTGCCGCCGCCTGCGAAATCACTTGATAGCCGGTCGATGTCAGCCGGCCCGGTCACGGGGCGTCCGCCGATCGCAGTGACGATATCGCCGTCCTTCAGCCCCGCTGCGCGAAACGCGGCGCCTGATCCTTGCGCGCGCACCACCAGTCCGCTGATCCGCCCGCTGTCGATACGCGGGATGAAGCCCACGTCGGATTGCAATTGCTGCACCGTCACGCCCGCCCCGCCTGCCGGTGATGGCGCACCCGGCGCAGGCGCGGCTCCACCGGGCGCGGGCGCAGCAGTAACCGCCGCCGCCCCGCCCGATTGATCGAGGAACAGATCCTCCCGCACGCCGCCACGCTCGATCGCGACATGATCGAACGCGACCTCTTTCAGAACCACACCAGGAATGATCTCTTCTCCTACCGCGATGCTTTGCTGCACCCCGTCGGGTCCGGCGACGATCGCCGACCCCTGCCCCGTAGCTTCGTCGATACGTGTGCCGAACAGTTTCAGTTGCAGCGACGTCACCACCGCTGGACCGCTCTGCGTCCCCGAGATGCGAAAGAATGGGTCGAACCCGCGCAGCACCGCCGCGGGCGCTGAGGGAATCACCGGCCCCGCCGGACGCCAGTCGCCCAGCGGCGACACCGGCGTCAGCACGGTCCACACCAGCCGCGCGCACTGCACCGCCAGCCCCGCCAGCAGCAGCAGTTCCAGCACCGAATAGACGTTCACCACCGGCAGCCGTTTCAGGATCGCCCGCGCGCGGGCGTCGAACTTCAATCGCATTCGTAACGCCCGTCCCCGCAGCCGCGGCTATGGCATCCATGTTACAGGCGCATTGCAGCCTTGTGTAATATTTCTGGGGCTTGGCGCGGGCGACCGGCCGACGGTATCGTCGCGCGCATGGCATCCGATCCGATCGTCGCGCGGCTGACCGCGCAACCGGGCATCCAACGCGTGCCCTCCCCCAAACTGACCTTGTTCCTGAAAAGGAATTTTCTCGACGCCGATCTGTGTGCGGCGCTGATCGAACGGATCGAAGCGCAGCGCCGCCCATCGACCATCTCCGACTTCAACGGCGACGCCGCGTTCCGCACCAGCGAGACCTGCGACCTGCCCGCCACCGACCCGATCGTGGCGGCGGTCAACGACCGGATCGCCGCCTTCACCGGGCTCGACGCCGCGCATGGCGAACCGGTCCAGGGCCAGCGTTACGCCGTCGGTCAGGAGTTCAAGGCGCACACCGATTATTTCGAGCCGAACGGCGTCGACTATGATCGCTTCTGCGCGGTCGCGGGGAACCGCACGTGGACTGCGATGATCTATCTGAACGAGCCCTACGCCGGCGGCGCGACGCGGTTCAAGACGATCGACAAGATCGTCCAGCCCGAGAAGGGCAAACTGCTCTGCTGGGACAACCGCCGTCCCGACGGATCGCTCAACCCTGCGACGATCCATCACGGCATGAAGGTGCGCGCAGGCACCAAGTATATCGTGACGAAGTGGTTCCGCGAACGCCCCTGGGCATAAAAAAGACCCCGGCCGAAACCGGGGTCCAGGGGAGGACAATTCTCGTATTGTACTAGAACTTCAGCCCCAGCCCGAGCGAAACCGATGCGCCGACATCGTACAGATTGTAATAGATTCGCCGGCCGTCGAACTCCTGGAACTCCTGATACTTTGTTGCGGTGATGTTGCGCGCCTCGAACTTCACCTCGGCGTTCAGGCCGAACAGGTCGACATCCTCGCGCGCCACGAAATCGAGCCGGAAACCGGGCTTCTCATAGACGTCGGGCTGGCCCGATGGACCACGCGTCGTCACGCGCTTCGTCGCATAGCTGAGCAACAAGGTCTGCTGCGACAGATGGTCGGTGTCCTCCAGCCCGATCTGGATGTTGCCGATGTGATCGGACTGGCCGGTCAGCGGCGCGCCATCGCGGAAGAAGTTGCTTGCGGCCTGTTCGACGCCGTTGATGACGGTCACGTCGTCCGCCCCGACCTTCAGCTTTGACTTGGTGTAGGTGTAGTTGCCGATCAGGGCGAGGCGGCGCGTCGCGAAGAATTCGCCGCCCAGCGTATCTAGCGGGAAGTATTTTTGCATCTCAAGCTCGGCCCCGTACAACGTCGCCTCGGGCGCGTTGGCGAAGCTGGTCGTGATGTCGGACGACAGGATCGACGAATAGGTTTCGATCGGCCGATCGATCTTCTTGTAGAACCCCGCCAGCGTGATGCGCTGGTCACGCGCGAAGAACCATTCGTAGCGCGCCTCGGCATTGGTCAGCTCGCTGTCGACCAGCGAGGGGTTGCCCTGGAACGTGCGGTTTGAATCGGTGTCGATGTACAGCTGGCGGATCAGCTCTCGGAATTGCGGCCGCGCGATCGTCTTCGACCCGCTGACCCGGAACTGCATCTCGGGCGCCAACTCGTAGGTGAGCGTGACGGCAGGCAGGAAATAATCGTTGTTCAGGTTTGTGTTAAACCCGGTCCCCAGCCCAGAATTGAACAGGTCGATCGCGGTGACGGTCTGCTTGGCCGTCTCGTAGCGAACACCTGCCGTGATGTTCAGCGACGGGAGCACCTGCGCAATGATCTGGCCGTATCCGGCGTGCGTGCGCAGCCCGGCGTCAAACGCCGCGGTCCCGTCCTGCGCCGACGTTTCCTGCAGTTCGACGCCGAAATTCTGGATCACCGAATCGGACAGCAGGTAATCGGGGCGCAATTGCTGCACCGGCACCGGCAGATTGGTCGCGCGGAACTGGAACGCGCGGCGCACCGCGGTACGCTGCGTGTCGGAATAAGCGTAACCGATCCCCAGCTTCACTTCGGGGACGATCGCATAGACCGCGTCCGCGCCGCCCGACCACAGATCTTCGTTCAGGTCGCTGAACGCGATCGTCGCATCGCCCTTGTTGCCGCCCAGATCGTTAACGAGGCGGTCGCCGGTCGGGTCGCCCACGGTGTTTGTGCGAACATAGGTGAACGTGCGCTCATACGGCGCCTCACGCTGCGAATTGGCGTAGCCGCCGCGCAGATCGAGATCGAGGTCGCCGAACTTGAATTCGCCGACCAGTTGCGAATTGATCAGCTGGCGTTCGTACCACGCCGTATCCTGCTTCAGGACGTCGCGGTCCTGCTGGTTCTGATCGACGCCGATCGCCAGCCGCGTCTGCTTGATCGTGTC contains:
- a CDS encoding TonB-dependent receptor domain-containing protein, which encodes MLKPISFASLLLVSTSLIAPAAFAQTTAPTSSAPSTATGSPQGDEQTQTATPVSSQPGEDPQGSASDQSAPDVSIPGGGDIVVVGRRRVDVQQQAPQVVSVLSSEDIARTGEGDIAGALQRVTGLSVVGAGFVYVRGLGDRYSLALLNGSPLPSPEPLRRVVPLDIFPTDVIASSLVQKSYSVNFPGEFGGGVINLTTKSTPDEPFVTLSGSVGGDSFTTGNLGYVYYGSPTDWTGFDNGTRDVPGPLQAALDSGKPILAGADFSRADLQNIAISLSNSRTSVVQKVGNMPINFSGNVTGGGSKDVGDVRLGLIASAGIGNTWRTRQTLQQFSVSADLSGPPQTSFDRVVTDNRVVVNGLLGLSAEFGENTIRWTNLYIRDTIKQTRLAIGVDQNQQDRDVLKQDTAWYERQLINSQLVGEFKFGDLDLDLRGGYANSQREAPYERTFTYVRTNTVGDPTGDRLVNDLGGNKGDATIAFSDLNEDLWSGGADAVYAIVPEVKLGIGYAYSDTQRTAVRRAFQFRATNLPVPVQQLRPDYLLSDSVIQNFGVELQETSAQDGTAAFDAGLRTHAGYGQIIAQVLPSLNITAGVRYETAKQTVTAIDLFNSGLGTGFNTNLNNDYFLPAVTLTYELAPEMQFRVSGSKTIARPQFRELIRQLYIDTDSNRTFQGNPSLVDSELTNAEARYEWFFARDQRITLAGFYKKIDRPIETYSSILSSDITTSFANAPEATLYGAELEMQKYFPLDTLGGEFFATRRLALIGNYTYTKSKLKVGADDVTVINGVEQAASNFFRDGAPLTGQSDHIGNIQIGLEDTDHLSQQTLLLSYATKRVTTRGPSGQPDVYEKPGFRLDFVAREDVDLFGLNAEVKFEARNITATKYQEFQEFDGRRIYYNLYDVGASVSLGLGLKF
- a CDS encoding 2OG-Fe(II) oxygenase yields the protein MASDPIVARLTAQPGIQRVPSPKLTLFLKRNFLDADLCAALIERIEAQRRPSTISDFNGDAAFRTSETCDLPATDPIVAAVNDRIAAFTGLDAAHGEPVQGQRYAVGQEFKAHTDYFEPNGVDYDRFCAVAGNRTWTAMIYLNEPYAGGATRFKTIDKIVQPEKGKLLCWDNRRPDGSLNPATIHHGMKVRAGTKYIVTKWFRERPWA
- a CDS encoding type II secretion system protein N, with the translated sequence MRLKFDARARAILKRLPVVNVYSVLELLLLAGLAVQCARLVWTVLTPVSPLGDWRPAGPVIPSAPAAVLRGFDPFFRISGTQSGPAVVTSLQLKLFGTRIDEATGQGSAIVAGPDGVQQSIAVGEEIIPGVVLKEVAFDHVAIERGGVREDLFLDQSGGAAAVTAAPAPGGAAPAPGAPSPAGGAGVTVQQLQSDVGFIPRIDSGRISGLVVRAQGSGAAFRAAGLKDGDIVTAIGGRPVTGPADIDRLSSDFAGGGNLSLTVERGGQTLPIAVQMAAPK